A segment of the Ipomoea triloba cultivar NCNSP0323 chromosome 1, ASM357664v1 genome:
CACATAACTGATATAAGATGAGATATCGAAAGCATTAAATACAATAGTACTAAATCCAGAAAAATGATATGGGCATGAGTGCATGACTAAAACCCCTATATGTAGATTTTTattaaatgaaacaaaaaaaaaagaatataaaaaaaacttgGTACACCCTAAATTCAAATGCATTGATTTAATGGtggaaaaatacaaaatagGGTAATAAATTCAAATGCATTGATGATAACACACTATCCTTTGCATTGTTGCACAAGCCCTAGCACCAATCATTACTTCTCCCCCTTCTTATCTAGGATGAAGCTAAGGCAAACCTCTATgtttttcaaccaaataatttCAATCATTGATTTCCCAacaattttattcttaaacaaaaaaaaaaaaaaaaagtggagaGTAAGGCAATAATCACCATCTATGGAGATGTGAGAATGAGATACAATCATTTTTCCAAGCAATTACTACTTAAATCCTAACCCGTAAATTATACAAGTATTATAagcaagaatcaaactcgtgaTCATACTTTCACTTGACTACCACATTCGGAGCAATGGGAGAAAGTTCTTGCACTAAGTATTAGGGGACTGGAATCATCTGTCATTGCATGCATTCTTATCTCTCTttctttacaattattattattattattattattataaatctcCACCTCAAATCGGCATAGAAAAGAGAGCAAGGAAATCATCAGAATCTTGAAACTagcacaataaaataatattctgaattttctccttattcttctttctttttaaaaaaatgcagaaATGGTGATCTGATATGATCCGGCAAGCAAACGGGTAAACTGGGAAAAAAGCAGCATCGAGTTCAAAAATGTAGCAGAAAGCAAATTGCAAATCACCCAGAAAGTAGAAAAACCTAGGAAGAACAAACACAGAAAATATACCAGGTACGGTTAGTTGAATTGCAACACTCAGCCATATATCCACATGTCTGCTGCCATAAAATACTAATCCCACAGTTTATGAATATTAAGTAACATAATTAATGCATAGCAAATCTTCTAAAACGTTTTTATAGTACACGTTTCACAGTGAGACAGTCCAACAGAGACTTAATTCCGGGGATAATAAGTTATAATGTATCAGTTGATTCTGGGCGGCTGTTGCAGAACCTAACTGCACCATGCATTCATGACAGACATGATTCAATCAAAAGAAGAACAATTAATATTCATTCATACATCCCAACCAGCCATCCATCATCACTTGTCTCTAGATTCATTCATACAAATGGTTTCCGTTTTCTAGTTCCAAtattccacaaaaaaaaaaaaaaaaaaaaaaagaagtggaaATGAAATGGCAAAGGAAATTAATTAATCTACACTTGAACCGCCGTGGAAATTAAACCCAAATAGGTTTGAGCTAAGGTCTGGGTGGTGGAAAGAATTGCGTACCAGCCATGATTGCAGTGAGCGGAGTGGGGTATAGTGATGGGTCGAGCATTGTGATGGCCGGttgttggtgttggtggtggcTAGCGGTGGCGCCGGAGATTAGATTGAGCGGTTGGTGGTGCtgggcggcggcggaggagctCTCGCCGGGAACGGAGGAGGAGTTGTAGCGGTTCTCCGGGCCTTGATCGTACAGAATTCCCTTGAAAACGTGGCCCCCAATACTGACCGCCGTCTGGTAGGCATACTGGTCCACCTCGTCATCCATTGCGCTCACTTTTACGCAGCGAAACACCGCCGGAGAATTCACCTCGGCTGGATAATGCGTCCCCACTTCTAACCCTAGTCCACACATATACACACGTAGTACAAGAAAAAGTTAAATAAGGTTGTTGAATTGTTTCATAtttttcccccaaaaaaaaaaaagacattctTGAAAATACAAGCAGGAGAGGAAAGAAAAGAggaaaaacatcattttctggGAGCCCCAAGACTTTTGCGTCAGGTTTACTGAGAAATAGTGGAAGTGGGGAAAAGAACATGATGGTTGTTGGTCTTTCGTTCCATACCACACAACACGCAAGGAATTATGATCACGTTATATGTTTGCTAGCTAGTACACTATTATCTGGTACACCTTCAATTCATCCAAATCCTCATCTCTATCTCCTTCTATTCTATCTTCCccttatctctctctctctctcatcattCGTGGGAGAGCATTTCTTGATTTATAAGTTTCGTGACATTAATTGATTGATTAGAATTGTTGTTAAGCAGTGGAATTGATGTTACCTGACGAGGTGGTGGGTAGACGAGTACAAACGAGGGAAGAAGGGCTCTCTCGTTGTCGTTTCGCGttgtcggcggcggcggcgccgagGCTGAGATTTTGTTGCTGGAGGGAGGCGAGGTGTTGCTGACGCTCGCGGCGTTTGGCGGCGGGAACCCACGTGCTCTTCACGTGCGTCTGGCACTGAAAGCCTCTGCTCTTACAGCAAGTTCTGCACCTCATGTGTGTGCAATCTTTCTTGGCTTGGTTTCCACAGTCCTGGCAGTTAACCCCGCCGCTAGCCCCGCCGCTGCTCGGCCGCATAACTCTAAATCCTGAAGAAGATGATCTGAAGGAATATCCGGCGCCGGCGGATTGGTTTTGATCATCACCGACGAGATTTCCGCTGCTACTACTGCTCCCGCCGCCGCCTGCGGCGGCGGGGTTGTTAGGCGGGGCGGCGGCGCCGACGCCTACGGAGAAATCGACTAGATGAGGGTGGTGGTGGTGCACGTGATGCGCACGTTGTTGATGCATATGGTAGTATTGTTGCCATAGCTCGAAACCCTTGTTGTAGATCTCCTCATTCTTGAACAAATACAAGCtactattgttgttgtttgtaGCTCCTAGGTTTTGGTCTTCGCCTTGCTCTTGAACCTGCGGGTCTTTGTTTCCTGGCCCTCCTCCTAAGCTGAAAAAACCAGACATAATTTTCTACTCCTAATAAAACCTATATTTACCCTCAATTTTGACACCATATCCTCAACCCCCTCTCCCCTTCCCCCTACCCAGCCCGCCCTAACACTATCTACGTGTgtatctatctatatctatatataaaaaagatgAGTTTTTTGGTTGAGTAGTTTCTGGAGATTTTGATTAGGGTAAAGTCTGATGGGGATGATGCCTCTTCTTTAGCTTGTTTCAGACCTCGTTTGGTGGATTGAGGGTGCATTAAAGTCACGGCTCTGCAACGCCGCCATGGACACTGCAACCAAACCTCAATTTAAGACAATAACCACCCCCCAACATATACCAACAACAACAGTACCACAAATCTCTCTGCACTGCATCTTTGATcttccacctttctctttctctctctatctctatacATTCACAACATCATatgactttctctctctatctctatccCTATCTCACTCTCTTTCTCTCACATGTCACTACGAAGGCAGTACTAACTATACTTTGTCTGCAACAGAGGACTGGGTTCTTGTGCAGAAAATCTTTCCACTCTTCTACAGTTCTCTTGCAGTTGGCGATAAAAATCTCATCAACTAGGATGGAATCTCCGCCCTTGCATGGTAATCGCACGGCCACCAAGCGTCCACGTGGCGGAGCATCAGCTTTTGCTTATTCGTCCTTGCACCGGAAAACACGCTCTACTTTTTATTGACCGTTCCCCCATAATTAAGACTCCTCCCCCTACCCCCAACCACACCCTACCCCTcccaattttagtattttattatttcaatttttttcactATTTTTCAATGAAACCAAGAAATCAACCAAATGTGGTAACACTAATTTACACCAATTTCAGCTGTTATCCCATCACGGACCAATCAACGGACGTCAACATAGTGACTGTGACCATGCCGCGGCTGTAACCCTTTTTTCGATTTTCACTAACACGGTAAATGTTAATAgtaaaaattatgtgtatgtataaatgtataatagggaaaatgacaaCTTTTctatttgagttatttaaaagaaaaaaaaaatcatcaatctATAATATTATCATCACATTTTACCCtctaattatttacaaaataattgtAAATGATAATTAGAGTGACATAACACTACATGCTAATTGGTAGTAACATGTATGCATAAACaattaaaagtgttatttttattattatcaagcTAATTGCCTGACCAATTCAACTGAGTTTCTCAATGTGAGTTTTTCTCTAAAATTTAGGTGGCAAAgtgttttttaataaaatatttatgtttcttttttcccatgaattaaattgaatatattGTGTATAAAAAAATCACTAGTGTATAAACAAATGGATGCCTTTCATCGTGGGGAGgttgtatatattttaatttgcacAAAACGCCTCGTATTCCACTCTAATTCTATGCGTAATCATTTTATCTTTGACTTATACTACTTCGATTGTTGTTCTTAATTTTTCTAGGATCAATGATAATCTAATGAAAATATAGACAAGACATTACACAGGTATccaaaaagatttttttttaaataagaaataaagaaaaaaaaatgagactTGTTTAACATATTGACAACGTATGtactacttatatatatacctaggtGGATAAGaaaatttgttttgaaaaaaaaatccaaatacaAAAACATCACCATTtaaaagattcatttttagacTTGTTATTGCAAAATTTTATTATGagagaaaatgacacttttttgttcttaaattataagaaaataatattttttttatacattaatcaAATACATTGTCTTTTTTGTCTCTTAATTGTCTGTAAAGTGACTTATTCAATCCATTAATTATGTTAGGGTTAAAAATTTTTTGGTAGTGATTGAGAGTTGAAAAAAGTTACTTTGTACATAATTAAGTGTTAAAAAAGTGATGATAGTATAATGAGAAAACGATCAAACATGTCATCCAATGTTATAAGAAAGATAAATTAAATCATTAACTTAGGAGCATAATTGCACATTCGtgtatagtttgagggcctcTACTTGacctttttctctaatatagttgaTAGATAAAAAGTATACTTCAAAGAACAAAATCACCATCCCTTCATTTGGCCTAGTTTCAAAATTGTGGCATGAATAAATGCTAAATTAAAGAATCTAGCAAATAATAAATTAGCCAGACACCAATATCATAAAAAATAGACTAAAATAACAATTGGTGTGACCTCTTTCTCTAGAAATAGTTATCAACATATAATTTCTCAATGCGTATCTTTAAATCTCACCGTCAATTCCTTAAAAACCGACTTTATATCACCATAATCCCCTTCCTTTTCCCAACCTTTCAATTACCACAAAGAAAATGATGTCTACATTTCTTAGGTCAACCCCTTGACAGCAACAGATCAATGGGAAATAACGAAGGTCGATCGATGGATGCTCCTAAGAAAATACCAAAACCTATACATACATTTATTGTGTATACTATGTTGTATAGTGGCTCCCAATCAATGCAATGCATACATCCATTAATGCCACAGATTCTTGGGGAACAAATCATATGATACACATAATATTTGGTCGGTTTAATTTCCAGCTACGACCCAAACAGCGCAGAGAAAACTCAGTTTTCATGTCGTATATTTAGGTATGCAGTACAAATAAACAGTAAAACACAAGAATTAAggaactaatttaattaaatcatcGTATAGTGATTAAGGATGTTTTGGGACGCACTAATCAAGATTAATTGAGTTGAAGAACGTCATTTTCTGGAACTGTGAAAGATTCTTGAGCCTTTCAAGCGAGCTTTGAAAGCGATGgagggaagaaaagaaaaattaaagaagaaagaaataatgGTAGGTGCTTTAATTTTGAAAGGTTGAAGATGGTGCCAAAATTTCCACGGCATTCGCGAAAGATTTTGAGGGATTTTAAGTATGTATGTAAGTAATGTTTTGGTTGAATCTAATGATTGATCTATTACTTGCTGGTTTCTTTAATCTCTTTTCACAGCCTGTTTGGATAAGCAGCATAGGTTTGTTTAACCtcggatttttattttattttctttttgtttgtttttgtttttccgCCGACAATGAACAAATTATCAGAGCCTAATTACCAGGGAAACTCATGGCTCgttgagaattaattttttttttatataaaaaataggtAAAAACTTAGTTATATCGTCTCAAAAAATCTTGTTCCTGAGCCGAATTAAGTTgtagaaaaatattacatttatcataAGTGACAATCAATTTTATCCTAAATATTAACACAATTTTACATTAGAATTATATTTTGTAAGTATTATATTACACtttcaattataaatattacaatatatatcattattcattagtaacaattattttaatcgAAATAGTAtcaaaatttcatatataaatattataatatctatcataaataacaatttaattatttattttaaattagtattGAATTTTCTgtaataataagtattatgattttAACAAGCAACTATATATAATCGATCCGACCCGTTTCAAAAGTTAAGATCCGTAACACAGTCACACATAAGTTTGACATTTAGCGTCGACCGGGTGGACCGAGTTAGGTCATTGCTCGATTCGAAACGTGACGTTGTGGCTTATCATGGAGTGATGTGGTTAAATGGCTAATGTCTatctacttatcaccaattggttttaagtaggatatggtaACCAAATAGTCAAAGAACTCTGTGTTAAGCGTGTTTGACTTACAACAGTCACATGATGGGTGACTCACTGTAAAATAAGTATAGTGCAGCATTAAGATAAATTAATTGGTATCCGAGCCGAGGTCATGGGTTTGGGCGCATATGCTAAAGACCGAGTCAGGCAACCATGCTGGGAGGGGGGTTGTTGGGCGTCGACAGGGTGGGCTGAGTTGAGCCCATGCTCGGCTCGAGACGTGGTGTTGTGGCTTATCATAGAGGGGTGTAGTTAAATGATTGATATTCACCTACTTATCATCAATTGATTTTGAGTTACAACAGTCACAAGATGGGTGACCCACTTAGAAGTAAGCATATTGCATCACTGAGACCAGTTTGGCAGTTTACCAATATGATAGGGGACAACTGGGAGGACACTCCAACGGTTGGTGGGTTGTCAAGGTGAGGCTGGTTTATTGATCTAGCAGGTCAAGAGGCGTACTTCAAATGTCATATAGGACCGGAGAATACAATATAGGCTTTGTATATCGCCATTATGGGCCAAACTCGAAAGTCCCAGCATGTATGTCATACAACATTTTGTGTTATATATCCATGGAGTGTAATTATGCGAAACTACGCAAGACATACATCACCTCGAAGTTGTTACTTGATGATTGTGTCTAGATAGTGGGACGCGACACTCTTAGTATAGATATTAAATCATCACACCACTCGAATCTAGATTTGTCTTATTGTAATATATGCATGCTCTCAATAACTAACTGTATTCAAATTACTTCTTATTTTTAAGTTCATAATTTAACATAACAAAATCacttcaaaaagaaaataactgGTCGAGTGAATAAAACGTAATTCTCATCTCATTCCATCACATAATTCTTTCTAGTCCAATTTATATTTTCTGCAAGCTATTAAACAAAAGCAAGATTTCAAATCAGTTTCACATAGTCAAAAGGTCTAAGAAACACAAGGGGGTCAAGGAATAGTGACAACTCATACACAAAAGCCGATTCAATATTCTTGACACAACATAAGCA
Coding sequences within it:
- the LOC116017651 gene encoding protein EXPRESSION OF TERPENOIDS 1-like, which codes for MSGFFSLGGGPGNKDPQVQEQGEDQNLGATNNNNSSLYLFKNEEIYNKGFELWQQYYHMHQQRAHHVHHHHPHLVDFSVGVGAAAPPNNPAAAGGGGSSSSSGNLVGDDQNQSAGAGYSFRSSSSGFRVMRPSSGGASGGVNCQDCGNQAKKDCTHMRCRTCCKSRGFQCQTHVKSTWVPAAKRRERQQHLASLQQQNLSLGAAAADNAKRQRESPSSLVCTRLPTTSSGLEVGTHYPAEVNSPAVFRCVKVSAMDDEVDQYAYQTAVSIGGHVFKGILYDQGPENRYNSSSVPGESSSAAAQHHQPLNLISGATASHHQHQQPAITMLDPSLYPTPLTAIMAGTQFFPPPRP